A genome region from Hevea brasiliensis isolate MT/VB/25A 57/8 chromosome 9, ASM3005281v1, whole genome shotgun sequence includes the following:
- the LOC110643734 gene encoding F-box protein CPR1-like isoform X1, giving the protein MLDRFPPEIKSDILSRLPVDDLLRFRCISKSWCAQIDDGAFIKTHLKKFFNVYSSLNLIFSGCFYLASFESLGTAVELDNPLKGPSDAHHDIKLVDSCNGLVCFGDAVGTIALLNPLTRKHHILPFLPLDFQLEGKSTWAAWAFGFGYDPISDDYKVVRLGQYLSLSDQFFDTETNVYNLKANTWRKIQGMSYVLGFDQKMGVLAGNALHWLVGRNRIMRNPNLIVAFNLEVEDFREVPAPESIGENLSIDLGVVGKWLSLTANYECMRLDVWVMKEYGVEESWTRLFVITPNEVAPLKCLRTLAFSKNGDELLLGVQAGNLVWYNLKEKSVKRVEKPISVTPFAVKAFRGSLVSPCVSKEKTDAKKARPRKGRKNRKRACPCFSGTNSYQRGLSWLCR; this is encoded by the exons ATGCTCGACCGATTTCCCCCGGAAATAAAATCTGATATTCTAAGTCGACTTCCTGTCGATGACCTCCTGCGATTCCGATGCATATCCAAGTCATGGTGTGCCCAAATCGACGACGGTGCATTTATCAAAACCCATTTGAAAAAATTCTTCAACGTCTACTCTAGTCTCAATCTCATTTTCTCAGGCTGCTTCTACTTGGCAAGCTTTGAGTCGCTTGGCACAGCCGTTGAACTCGATAACCCTTTGAAGGGTCCCTCTGATGCACATCACGATATCAAGTTGGTGGATTCTTGTAATGGGTTGGTATGCTTTGGTGATGCTGTTGGAACCATTGCTTTGCTGAACCCATTAACCAGAAAGCACCACATTCTACCCTTTTTGCCCCTTGATTTCCAGCTTGAGGGAAAATCTACATGGGCTGCTTGGGCTTTTGGATTTGGGTATGACCCCATTAGTGATGATTACAAGGTGGTGAGGCTTGGGCAGTATCTTAGCTTGTCTGATCAGTTCTTTGACACAGAAACTAATGTTTACAATCTTAAAGCAAACACATGGAGGAAGATTCAAGGTATGTCTTATGTGCTTGGTTTTGATCAGAAGATGGGTGTACTTGCAGGAAATGCGTTGCATTGGCTAGTGGGTCGAAATCGGATCATGCGTAACCCCAACCTGATTGTTGCTTTTAATCTTGAGGTTGAGGACTTTAGGGAGGTGCCAGCGCCTGAGAGTATTGGTGAAAATCTTTCTATCGATTTGGGGGTCGTAGGAAAATGGCTATCGCTGACTGCAAATTATGAGTGTATGCGCCTGGATGTTTGGGTGATGAAGGAATATGGAGTGGAAGAATCTTGGACTAGACTCTTTGTGATCACACCCAACGAAGTAGCACCTTTAAAATGTTTGAGAACCTTAGCTTTCTCAAAGAATGGTGATGAACTTCTACTGGGTGTGCAGGCTGGAAACCTTGTCTGGTATAACCTGAAAGAAAAGAGTGTCAAGAGGGTGGAGAAACCTATTTCTGTGACTCCTTTTGCAGTGAAGGCTTTTCGTGGAAGCCTTGTTTCTCCCTGTGTTAGCAAAGAAAAAACTGATGCGAAGAAAGCCAGACCACGGAAGGGAAGGAAGAATAGGAAGAG GGCATGCCCTTGTTTCTCAGGGACGAATTCCTATCAGAGGGGTTTAAGTTGGCTTTGTAGGTAA
- the LOC110643734 gene encoding F-box protein CPR1-like isoform X3 — translation MLDRFPPEIKSDILSRLPVDDLLRFRCISKSWCAQIDDGAFIKTHLKKFFNVYSSLNLIFSGCFYLASFESLGTAVELDNPLKGPSDAHHDIKLVDSCNGLVCFGDAVGTIALLNPLTRKHHILPFLPLDFQLEGKSTWAAWAFGFGYDPISDDYKVVRLGQYLSLSDQFFDTETNVYNLKANTWRKIQGMSYVLGFDQKMGVLAGNALHWLVGRNRIMRNPNLIVAFNLEVEDFREVPAPESIGENLSIDLGVVGKWLSLTANYECMRLDVWVMKEYGVEESWTRLFVITPNEVAPLKCLRTLAFSKNGDELLLGVQAGNLVWYNLKEKSVKRVEKPISVTPFAVKAFRGSLVSPCVSKEKTDAKKARPRKGRKNRKRDEFLSEGFKLAL, via the exons ATGCTCGACCGATTTCCCCCGGAAATAAAATCTGATATTCTAAGTCGACTTCCTGTCGATGACCTCCTGCGATTCCGATGCATATCCAAGTCATGGTGTGCCCAAATCGACGACGGTGCATTTATCAAAACCCATTTGAAAAAATTCTTCAACGTCTACTCTAGTCTCAATCTCATTTTCTCAGGCTGCTTCTACTTGGCAAGCTTTGAGTCGCTTGGCACAGCCGTTGAACTCGATAACCCTTTGAAGGGTCCCTCTGATGCACATCACGATATCAAGTTGGTGGATTCTTGTAATGGGTTGGTATGCTTTGGTGATGCTGTTGGAACCATTGCTTTGCTGAACCCATTAACCAGAAAGCACCACATTCTACCCTTTTTGCCCCTTGATTTCCAGCTTGAGGGAAAATCTACATGGGCTGCTTGGGCTTTTGGATTTGGGTATGACCCCATTAGTGATGATTACAAGGTGGTGAGGCTTGGGCAGTATCTTAGCTTGTCTGATCAGTTCTTTGACACAGAAACTAATGTTTACAATCTTAAAGCAAACACATGGAGGAAGATTCAAGGTATGTCTTATGTGCTTGGTTTTGATCAGAAGATGGGTGTACTTGCAGGAAATGCGTTGCATTGGCTAGTGGGTCGAAATCGGATCATGCGTAACCCCAACCTGATTGTTGCTTTTAATCTTGAGGTTGAGGACTTTAGGGAGGTGCCAGCGCCTGAGAGTATTGGTGAAAATCTTTCTATCGATTTGGGGGTCGTAGGAAAATGGCTATCGCTGACTGCAAATTATGAGTGTATGCGCCTGGATGTTTGGGTGATGAAGGAATATGGAGTGGAAGAATCTTGGACTAGACTCTTTGTGATCACACCCAACGAAGTAGCACCTTTAAAATGTTTGAGAACCTTAGCTTTCTCAAAGAATGGTGATGAACTTCTACTGGGTGTGCAGGCTGGAAACCTTGTCTGGTATAACCTGAAAGAAAAGAGTGTCAAGAGGGTGGAGAAACCTATTTCTGTGACTCCTTTTGCAGTGAAGGCTTTTCGTGGAAGCCTTGTTTCTCCCTGTGTTAGCAAAGAAAAAACTGATGCGAAGAAAGCCAGACCACGGAAGGGAAGGAAGAATAGGAAGAG GGACGAATTCCTATCAGAGGGGTTTAAGTTGGCTTTGTAG